The following are encoded in a window of Anopheles stephensi strain Indian chromosome X, UCI_ANSTEP_V1.0, whole genome shotgun sequence genomic DNA:
- the LOC118505151 gene encoding uncharacterized protein LOC118505151, producing the protein MDRIWITFLLLIIAIIYGQTKGQSTVNVQLVVKKYVERGSAVALYCENDVLPDILYKVTFLKEDSKIFEYIKGRSPPYRNYSIPGAEIDWKKVTPSTLTLKNVDYDASGSYYCEVSTDTPIFTKASNDEMLHVMLPQKGPPNIEFAKEQLYYGDMLIANCTTSRARPSPHITWLINGKLVDDAHVRQLHHNSKNSHRSKVQPPLGQQTTVYHGKVIGSGSSSSSSGSLKELKQRTKAVENDFQDKLTKSTSSMGLGGGVGGGNGGYSGSFEIQPNIGYNSFESGYNYGIKMHHPGRERSGGSTIGLLNGAFGGSAYGSFGGMAGLGSLGTGPGLGAPDIIVEESDKKTWQRNDYNYNYNQYYDNKQLQQQQQHYDNGYRKHRPSFEHKYRRHVNEGEQRKSHRVFASYSQLSIRITEALTDSLGRIEITCLATIPAHVEPGEQYADYKTSLIKLDIERNDQTSPQPSMSGMAAFGNSGAAQNSFHSVPVRSRSAVALTGALLALSVAYRRFRPRLLV; encoded by the exons AGGGACAATCAACAGTGAATGTACAGCTCGTGGTTAAAAAGTACGTTGAGCGTGGCAGTGCGGTGGCACTCTATTGCGAAAATGATGTTTTGCCAGACATCCTCTACAAG GTGACCTTTCTCAAAGAAGACAGCAAAATTTTTGAGTATATTAAAGGACGAAGCCCACCGTACCGGAACTACAGTATACCTGGTGCCGAAATTGAT TGGAAAAAGGTGACTCCGTCAACGCTTACTCTGAAGAATGTGGACTACGATGCATCCGGCTCGTACTACTGCGAAGTGTCGACCGATACGCCCATCTTCACCAAAGCATCAAACGATGAAATGCTGCACGTGATGC TGCCACAGAAGGGACCACCGAACATTGAGTTTGCCAAGGAACAGCTGTACTACGGCGATATGCTCATCGCGAACTGTACCACATCGAGAGCCCGCCCATCACCGCACATTACGTGGTTGATTAATGGTAAACTG gtGGATGATGCTCACGTACGGCAGCTACATCATAACTCAAAAAATAGCCATCGCTCGAAAGTACAGCCACCGCTCGGACAGCAAACGACAGTTTACCACGGGAAGGTCATCGGTTCCGGTAGCAGTTCTTCCAGCAGTGGTAGCTTAAAGGAACTAAAGCAACGGACGAAAG CGGTGGAAAACGACTTCCAGGATAAATTGACCAAATCGACCAGCTCGATGGGATTGGGCGGCGGAGTTGGGGGCGGTAACGGTGGCTACTCGGGTAGCTTCGAGATTCAGCCCAACATCGGCTACAACAGCTTCGAGAGTGGCTACAACTACGGCATCAAGATGCATCACCCGGGCCGGGAGCGAAGCGGCGGCAGTACGATCGGCCTGCTGAACGGAGCATTCGGTGGTTCCGCGTACGGCAGCTTCGGCGGGATGGCCGGTCTGGGATCGCTCGGTACCGGGCCGGGGCTCGGTGCGCCCGACATCATTGTGGAGGAGAGTGATAAAAAGACTTGGCAGCGTAACGACTACAACTACAACTATAACCAGTACTACGACAATAAGCAgctacagcaacaacagcagcactaTGACAATGGCTACCGAAAGCATCG TCCCTCGTTCGAGCACAAATATCGACGGCACGTCAACGAGGGTGAGCAGCGCAAGAGTCACCGGGTGTTTGCCTCCTACAGTCAGCTGTCGATCCGCATCACCGAAGCACTGACGGACAGCCTCGGCCGGATAGAGATCACCTGCCTAGCGACCATACCGGCGCACGTAGAGCCGGGCGAGCAGTACGCCGACTATAAGACTTCGCTGATCAAAC TCGACATTGAGCGGAACGATCAAACATCACCCCAACCGTCGATGAGCGGTATGGCCGCATTCGGCAACTCGGGCGCCGCACAAAACAGCTTCCATTCGGTGCCGGTCCGCAGCCGTTCCGCCGTAGCGCTGACCGGTGCTTTATTGGCGCTGAGCGTCGCTTACCGTCGCTTCCGACCACGCCTGCTAGTGTAA